In the genome of Electrophorus electricus isolate fEleEle1 chromosome 21, fEleEle1.pri, whole genome shotgun sequence, the window AAAAATTAGATCAAAAAGTGGATGAATCAATGGCAAAATGACAGCTAGCAATTCAGTTTTCACCTGGATGCACTGAAGGTGgcataattaaaacaaaagctgttgcttttaaatgttatggTAGACTTGCATGTAAATTAGGCAAATTAGCAAATGCTGACCGTGACCTCGCCTGTCATAATATTCTTTTTGGCCAGATTTACCTCCCATAATGTTTCAGTAAACAACCGGTGTGTCTTTGTTCAGAGGTTGTCAAAAGTCTGGGAAAGAGTTATTCAAGTGGGCAAatggagaataaaaaaataaaataaaaaaaaaacctcacaatcACTCAATTTTCTGTTAAAGTATGGCTAGCAAACATACCAGTATGAAGGTATAAGACTTCTCTTCCTGCGTCCAATAAGGTCTCATGGACAGTTGTAGTAAGGTCATGTTTCTTGATTTGTTGCACTCCACTTCCCCCTGCAGTGCAATTGCGGTAATTTTGCCAGTTATTAATATCTTTTGGGCAGAGAATAAaccttttaattaattaattattattgttaggtCCTAGTGCatattggtgtgtatggtgaTTCTGTGCACATTCTGTTATCTCCACCtctttgttttaatatgttgtcCCAATGCCCTGTAACCTTTTAGTAGTATGTCATTCTGCCCATGATGGATATTGAGTAACTGTGACCAGTCTGGACTGCAGTTAGACTCACTCAGTTTGCCAGTGTTGGGTCTGTTTTATGATACAGATTTTTTTACACTGGGCTACCCTGTGGAAAGATTTGAAGAAAgtaaatgcaatattttaatgacagttTCATTTCTATGAATATTGcttaaaaatgttactttttaaaagaaaggaTCTGTCCTATCTATTAAAAGCTAATCTAAGATGATCGTTCCTAATGTAAATTCACTTAGCTACACCATTACCATTACAGGAGATATCCAACTGTGAAGGTGTATAGCTGGAGCTGTTCAGAAAGCAAGGAGTCCAGACACATCATCTTTAATGTGGAGTTGGTCCCCCTTTTGCAGTTATAACAGCTCACACTCTTCTGGGTAGGTTTTCTACAAgatttgtgagtgtgtctgtgagatgtTTTTGCCCATTCAACCAGAAGAACATTTGTGAGGCCAGAAACTGATGTTAAATGAGACAGCCTGGCTCACAATCTATGTTCTAGTTCATCCTAAAGGTGTTTGATGGCATTGATGTCagagctctgtgcaggccagtcaagttcttccacacgaATCTTATCCAAACATGtgtttatggaccttgctttgtgcactgacggagtcatgctggaacaggaaagggccttccccaaattgttcccacaaagttggaagcacacaattgtccaaaatgtcttggtatgctgaagcattaagatttcccttcactggatCTAAGGGGCCCAGGCcaacccctgaaaaacaactccatagcattatccctcctccaatACAGTCAGTTGGCAtttgccaaacccagactcgtccagCAGAATGCCAGATAGAGAGACGTGAttcagaacacatttccactgctccagagtccagtggcaccgtgctttacaccactcctgCCATGAATCTCTaagcacacatttttttctgctgaTGTTCAtgccagaggaggtttggaactctgcagttattgaTGCAGCAAAGTGTTGGCAACCTTTACACACTATGTGCTTCTGCACTCTGTGATCCTGATCTGAACTTTAAATTCTCAagcaaattatatataatttataaattgtatattttatactgCAATAAAACTGTGTTCATGTCTACAAGAGCTCATGTATCCTATACAAAAGCCCTTTCCCTTTGTTTACAGTAGTTCTCTtttagttctctctctgtggcccACTTTCTTTCGCATGCAGCAGAGAGCCTGACATTACCACAGTGCGGTCAGGCTCTGTGGTCTGACTGTGTGAAGCATCAAAGACAAACAGTTTCTGTCACATGCATGCAGCACCAAGCAGGTGGAGATCACCGTTGTAAATAGCTCGCATGTCATCTTGgcagttgttttatttgtggtaAAACCTTTACAGTGAAAAAATACAGAACCTCTGAGGACTATAAAATATCACTTGTGAGCTTAGACACTATCACTAAACTGCAACGTCTAGAGCTATAGTACTTAAAATAGTGATTGGTCATCACTCTGGGGGGGTTACtttaaatatgtaatgtgtTACAAATGTATCTATAATCTAATGCAAAGCATTACTATATTAAAGTAATGTAATCTGATTACATGAACTTTTGGATTAGCCTACTTTAAcccattaactgccaaagaGTTTCAGAACACTAGCGTCCCACAGTGCCAGGCAGTATAGCCACCACCAACATGCTCCCACAAGGTCCTGTATTTTCTCTGCGCAGACTCATGAAGAACTCAGCATATGTGAAAAAGTTGTCCATATAAACAAATTGACTCTTAATCAGCCGGAAATAGTACTCCCGTTATAATTATGGGGGCATGTGCCCTCCCCCCCGCATATTAAAAGTGGAGAATAAGAAGGAGATTATAATCTAATTGCGGGCACAATGTGAGAAAAATTCGGAATTAATACCTAGATGCTTGAACTCCAGTAATCAGCGCATCAactacacacaaaagaaaattcatTTAATCTAGATAACTTTTACGTAACATGTATAATGCCATATGAAATAACTACCGTCCACGAAAAAAATCACGTGTTTACAATCCGTCGCGTCGCCAAAACGCTTTAGGAGACGTTATAATGGGATGTTTGTGATGCGTCCTCTCAACGTCTAGGGGACTTTACAGGAACGTTGTGGAAATACCTTTAAACGTCATGTTTTTATGTAGCCgtgaacctttttaaaataaaaacgtAACAAGTAAGGGCTACAAGCGTTAAAAAAGAACAGTTTTTGGAGGGCGCTGGATGCATCTCAGCTCTGACACCCACATGCATGTCCTTTTCTAATCACGCTTTCAAGACTACGGCTCTCCATGTGCAAattcctcacactgccctctgctggtagTAAGGTACTAATGCAATTCGGGCTTTAGATCTTTGAGAGAAACTGTGGAAGTTATTctgtaaatacaaaataatttttaaaataggctaccttgtttatttttaattgacgTGTTGATGCTAATTAACATTCCATGAACCATTCTTATTAAATTATCATAGCATATGAAATGAATCCAAGAGATCAAATagatttttacttatttttgcatACTGTTaaactttttaatgtatgatCTACCTTTACTCAGCTCACATTACCTGATCAAAAAAATCACTGTACTGTTATAGTGAACAAGTAGGCCTCATCTCCACACTTATTTAGAGCTTTTCCGCACACCCAAAGCACTCTGACTTGTAACGTGGCTTCAACTCTTCTCATACACCCACATGCAACACCTCCCATGAACTTTTCTACAAGTGGCACATATGCAGAAGTCTCTTTATAAATGGtaatctctcctctctttttctctccttgcaGAGTTGTTAAGATTGTTAGCCTTTATACGTTTTAAGAGTTTCAGACCGTTCTATtgtaaaacacattcaaaaataaGGGTTCCTCTATTATCTTATTCAGGATGGCTTGACATCACTACTGTTAAAATCTGCACTACAATGCTAGATCTAAACACAACTCAAGACTCagcattttcattgttttgtggCTGCAGTTCAGGTTTTCTTTAATTTGGgttgttttactttgttttttgtgtaaatatgtgtaccaataaacaaatattcagaCCCAAAAGGTTTTACTTTGAAATCTGTGGTTGTatgactgcttttttttttttttttttttttttttttttttttttttttttttttttgtataaatataGCAACTTCTTAAGTATTGCaggagacaaagacagaatTGTGGTCAGATGAAGCTCAGCCTCCACTTCCTTTTAGTGGAGTCTCAAGTTCTACTGTTTTTTTAAGTTCAGCATTAGTGCTTTGTTGTCACAGCTGAGGGGTGATAACCCTGTTACGGACTGTGAATAAAATTTAAGATCCAGAATGAAGATTCTACAGCTTCACTTCTGTGAATTAATTTACTGTAGTTAATTGTTTGATGTATGAGATTGAGtgactttttacatttttcccattatttatatctgtataacTTCTTATCTGAATTCATCTTCAGACTGTCAGTTCAAAGATCTAATAGGATCATTCAATCCTCCTGGTTTGTGGTTGCTGTTGGTTTCTCTATCTAGGTCTCCTGCTGTGGTGTGGAGCTGCAGAGAGTTTCACTGATAAGATGGTAGATTTGGGACAAAATGTGACCCTGCGCTGTGAGGTTGCTGTAAGGGATGTATACTGGTACCTTATGAAACCATCACATCCTCCTGTGTTTATATTACGATCATTCTCAAGTAAAATCACAATTCCATTGTACAACAGcacaacattaaacaaacaattctCACTGCAGCTAAATAGTAGTTTATTTATACAAAATATCACTCTAAAAGAATTAGGAATTTATTATTGTATCCAAATAGATACACCACCTAGAATTAGCAATGGCATCAAACTTCACAGCAGACTGCACACGGGAGGTAAGTATAGTTAACCTTATCAGAACATCATGCTACATCTGAAACTTCTGATGGGCacatcattaaaacataaaccacttttttttttttcaaaaagcagATTGTGATTTAAATTTAAGAAAGCCCCTTATATATAGACACTAAATATACATACCTAGTGTGCTTCTTTCTCAAATTGCTGCATTGTGTTTAACATATCTGATTAAAACTtgaaaaatatgtattttttaaatatgtatacttttgaaaatatgttGATTAGAAAAATTAATCGATTGGACAAATGTTTgctgaatcatcatcatcagataATCAGAATCAGACATGTGAGTGTAAGCAGTGCCAGGATGAGACacatgatgaagatgaagagatGCGTCTCTGGAGAAACCTCATCACATCAGGCCTGCTGATCTGTGTTCTGGTCATTGTAGTCACAGGTGggttatatttaatatatccAGATAAACAGTCTGAATAACaaatgatataaaaatacagtataaTGGCTGAATCTACATCACAGTTCTgttcccttgtttgtgtttggtgggtTTTGTGCAGATCTAAGGTTTagttctgtttgttatttttaatacaaatatagGTTAATAATGTCCAGGCCCACTGGTCCCAGGCTATAACACAGTTTAAAACTGTTCTTTTGTAGTCTAATCAGTCTTTACTACATAAAATTAAGTTTGTTTATTCACTTGAAATCAAATTCTTTTGTGACATGCTGTAATCAGGTGGAACGAGATGCGAGCCGAATGTAAAAATAGCAAAACTTTATTTAACAAAGAACTCAGCAGAATTCGAAAGGGCTGGTTCTCAAAACTGAGCTCGTGACATGACAGAGGACGGCTCAGCTCTGGTGAACTGCAGAGAGTTTAATCTCTATATTGGCACCGTCTCATTGtctggttttattgttttgttgtttttgcagcCTAGTTCTAAGTACGGGGTAACTCTGTTTTCTGCTAACACTAATTTCTAATTTATCACGAGGTCTTGTTTACATTCAAGTATAAACGTAATGACCTACATTGGGTTAATTCAGAACCTACCGTGACATTTCAGTTGT includes:
- the LOC118240452 gene encoding uncharacterized protein LOC118240452, with the translated sequence MKILQLHFCLLLWCGAAESFTDKMVDLGQNVTLRCEVAVRDVYWYLMKPSHPPVFILRSFSSKITIPLYNSTTLNKQFSLQLNSSLFIQNITLKELGIYYCIQIDTPPRISNGIKLHSRLHTGDNQNQTCECKQCQDETHDEDEEMRLWRNLITSGLLICVLVIVVTVVAAFYYKRVQRRHMKSAESNHDQQQRSDDVQYAEVELSSSGRQVRCSNPSSTYASIQHQTRKS